One candidate division WOR-3 bacterium DNA segment encodes these proteins:
- a CDS encoding HD domain-containing protein — protein MEELKKIIDYIKKQQILNKGVEILFQIYKKHDFYLVGGTIRDIILNKDPLDFDFVVYGSGIKGAKIFGEKMKGKFILLSEKDDEARVVAYKTIFDFKGLNKKTIIADLSERDFTINAIAFSFKENKLLDPFKGIKDLKNKKIRLTNDFVLHQDPLRILRAIRFASQLGFKIDKKILEISKEISLQEVAKERINYELFQILATDKSYAYIKKLYDLKLLAQIFSINSSFFDDKYLIRHSLKTYKKIEEIIATQEFFGQFQKEWEEYFSIPHSKEILKLAGLFHDVAKPLTIKKNENGEIHFYGHEAVGARLIKKVFKNLKFSNDDIHHITNLVFYHMRLHLLASAPILTDRAIRRFFRDLKNYAFGLMILTYADGYATAGYTKHLEKTIKRMIELKRKEEEEKKKIKLISGYDLIDLGLKPGPIFKKILHEIENLFLEGKIKNKEEAITYVKENYLS, from the coding sequence ATGGAAGAACTTAAAAAAATAATAGATTATATAAAAAAACAACAAATTTTAAATAAAGGAGTAGAAATTCTTTTCCAAATTTACAAAAAGCACGATTTTTATTTAGTAGGAGGGACAATTCGAGATATAATTTTGAATAAAGACCCTTTGGATTTTGACTTTGTTGTTTATGGGAGTGGAATAAAAGGAGCGAAAATTTTCGGAGAAAAAATGAAGGGGAAATTTATTCTTTTGTCTGAAAAGGATGATGAAGCAAGAGTTGTGGCTTATAAAACTATCTTTGATTTTAAAGGGCTTAATAAAAAAACTATTATTGCTGATCTTTCGGAAAGAGATTTTACTATAAATGCGATTGCCTTCTCTTTTAAAGAAAACAAATTACTTGATCCCTTCAAAGGTATCAAAGATTTAAAAAATAAAAAAATCCGCTTAACAAATGATTTTGTCCTTCACCAGGACCCTTTAAGAATATTAAGAGCAATCAGATTTGCCTCTCAATTGGGTTTTAAAATTGATAAAAAAATCTTAGAAATCAGCAAAGAAATCTCTCTTCAAGAAGTAGCAAAAGAAAGAATAAATTATGAACTTTTTCAAATTTTAGCTACTGATAAAAGTTATGCCTACATTAAAAAACTTTATGATTTAAAACTTTTAGCACAAATCTTTTCAATCAACTCTTCTTTTTTTGATGATAAATATTTAATAAGGCATTCTTTAAAGACTTACAAAAAAATTGAAGAAATTATCGCTACTCAAGAATTTTTTGGTCAATTTCAAAAAGAATGGGAAGAGTATTTTTCAATTCCTCATAGTAAAGAAATTTTGAAGTTGGCGGGATTATTTCACGATGTCGCAAAACCGCTGACAATTAAAAAGAATGAGAATGGGGAAATTCATTTTTATGGTCACGAAGCAGTTGGGGCGAGACTGATAAAAAAAGTTTTCAAAAATTTAAAATTTTCTAATGATGATATTCATCATATTACTAACTTAGTATTTTATCACATGCGCCTTCATCTTTTAGCTTCGGCTCCCATCTTAACGGATCGAGCAATAAGAAGATTTTTCCGTGATTTAAAAAATTATGCTTTTGGTTTGATGATTCTTACTTATGCTGATGGTTATGCAACAGCCGGCTATACCAAACATTTAGAAAAAACAATAAAAAGAATGATTGAGTTAAAAAGAAAGGAGGAAGAAGAAAAGAAAAAGATAAAATTAATAAGTGGCTATGATTTAATTGATTTAGGATTAAAACCTGGACCTATTTTTAAAAAAATTTTACATGAAATAGAAAATTTATTTTTGGAAGGTAAAATTAAAAATAAAGAAGAAGCAATAACTTATGTGAAAGAAAATTATTTATCTTAA
- a CDS encoding S41 family peptidase, which produces MSKNKKIVIILVIIISAFLFSYLGTNLWAQKQNIFQSLQIFSKILDIVTRDYVEEVNPNDLIKSAIDGMLNSLDPYTQYLTEEEYQDLKIKTEAQFGGIGIQIGIQDNQLTVISPIEGTPAYRAGIIAGDKIIKINDISTEGISLEEAVKKLRGEPGTKVKVTIKREGVEEELNFTLTREIIKIHAIPYAGKVDNEIGYIRLADFSTLAEEELKNTLDSLFGKERIKKLILDLRSNSGGLLQEGVGVASLFLEKGSIVVKVKGKNPQTERVFYTLEEPKYKNYPMVVLVDRGSASATEIVAGALQDYERALIIGETTFGKGSVQNIRPLDDNTALKITTAYWYTPSGRCIHKKTKKDSLKEKEQKQIYRTIGKMKRQIYGGGGIAPDIYLPYQPLSKFMTKLRQENIFFKFAVKYHSEKKELKLPISITKDFIDKEFVPYLKEKKIEFDEEEIAKNEEEIIRDLAVEIADKVGGMKARYETLLKFDPHVKKAIELLKLVNSQEELFKTALR; this is translated from the coding sequence ATGAGTAAAAATAAAAAAATTGTTATTATTTTAGTTATTATTATTTCTGCTTTTCTTTTTTCCTATTTAGGAACAAATCTTTGGGCACAAAAACAAAATATTTTTCAATCTCTTCAAATCTTTTCTAAAATTCTTGATATTGTTACGAGGGATTATGTTGAGGAAGTAAATCCTAATGATTTAATAAAATCAGCGATTGATGGAATGTTAAATTCCTTGGATCCCTATACTCAATATTTAACCGAAGAAGAATATCAAGATTTAAAAATTAAAACAGAGGCTCAATTTGGGGGAATCGGAATTCAAATCGGTATTCAGGATAATCAATTGACAGTAATCTCCCCTATTGAAGGAACTCCGGCTTATCGGGCAGGGATAATTGCTGGAGACAAAATAATTAAAATTAATGACATTTCGACCGAAGGAATCTCTTTGGAAGAGGCAGTTAAAAAATTGAGAGGAGAACCAGGAACAAAAGTAAAAGTAACTATAAAAAGAGAGGGAGTAGAAGAAGAACTTAATTTTACTTTAACAAGAGAAATTATTAAAATCCACGCCATTCCTTATGCGGGAAAAGTAGATAACGAAATTGGTTATATCCGATTAGCCGATTTTTCAACATTGGCGGAGGAAGAGTTAAAAAATACCCTTGATTCACTTTTTGGCAAAGAAAGAATAAAAAAATTAATCTTGGATTTAAGATCAAACTCCGGTGGTTTGTTACAAGAAGGAGTGGGAGTGGCTAGTCTTTTCTTAGAAAAGGGCAGTATTGTCGTAAAGGTAAAGGGGAAAAATCCACAAACCGAAAGAGTTTTTTATACATTAGAAGAACCAAAATATAAAAATTATCCAATGGTGGTATTGGTCGACCGGGGAAGTGCTTCGGCCACTGAAATTGTTGCCGGTGCTTTACAAGATTATGAAAGAGCACTAATTATTGGAGAAACAACCTTTGGTAAAGGTTCTGTTCAAAATATTCGTCCTTTGGATGATAATACGGCTCTTAAAATAACCACTGCTTATTGGTACACTCCCAGTGGTCGTTGTATCCATAAAAAAACAAAAAAGGACTCCTTGAAAGAAAAAGAACAAAAACAAATTTATCGAACAATTGGAAAAATGAAACGACAAATTTATGGCGGCGGCGGCATCGCTCCTGATATCTATCTACCCTATCAACCCCTTTCTAAATTTATGACCAAACTTCGTCAAGAAAATATCTTCTTTAAATTTGCGGTTAAATATCATTCGGAGAAAAAGGAATTAAAACTACCTATTTCCATTACCAAAGATTTTATTGATAAGGAATTTGTTCCTTATTTAAAAGAAAAAAAGATTGAATTTGATGAAGAAGAAATTGCCAAGAACGAAGAAGAGATAATAAGAGATTTGGCAGTGGAAATTGCTGACAAAGTCGGTGGAATGAAAGCCCGATACGAAACTCTTCTAAAATTTGATCCCCATGTTAAAAAGGCTATTGAACTATTGAAATTGGTTAATTCTCAAGAAGAACTTTTTAAGACCGCCTTAAGATAA
- the tmk gene encoding dTMP kinase, which produces MITFEGIEGCGKTTQAKLLYEYLKERKLPCLLVYEPGGTRIGEEIRKILLDERNIKMNPKTEFFLYLAARTQLLAEVILPSLQEGKIVISDRFSDSTLAYQGGGRNLGLEKVSQINKYATNKLKPDLTILIDIPISLSQERIKNEKRDRLEKEAEEFYERVRNTYLLLAKRAPKRIKIFNGDKSIEDLHLEIRTEVIKFLTKKGVI; this is translated from the coding sequence TTGATAACTTTTGAAGGAATTGAAGGATGTGGAAAAACTACTCAGGCAAAATTACTTTATGAGTATTTGAAAGAAAGAAAACTTCCTTGTTTATTAGTTTATGAACCTGGGGGCACAAGAATTGGTGAAGAAATTAGAAAAATTCTTCTTGATGAAAGAAATATTAAAATGAATCCAAAAACAGAATTTTTTTTATATCTCGCGGCACGAACTCAATTATTAGCAGAAGTTATTTTGCCATCTTTACAAGAAGGAAAAATTGTAATTTCTGACCGTTTTAGTGATTCTACCTTAGCCTATCAAGGAGGGGGACGAAATTTAGGTTTGGAAAAAGTAAGCCAAATTAATAAATACGCTACTAACAAATTGAAACCAGATCTTACTATTCTTATTGATATACCAATCTCTCTTAGCCAAGAAAGAATAAAAAACGAAAAAAGAGATCGGCTGGAAAAAGAAGCTGAAGAATTTTACGAAAGAGTAAGAAACACTTATCTTCTTCTGGCAAAACGAGCTCCCAAAAGAATAAAAATTTTTAATGGGGATAAAAGTATTGAAGATTTACATTTAGAAATTAGAACGGAGGTAATAAAATTTTTAACTAAAAAAGGAGTAATATGA
- a CDS encoding inositol-3-phosphate synthase, with product MPKIRVAIIGVGNCASSLVQGVYYYRNAKEGDLIPGIMHVNLGGYHISDIEFTVGIDIDKRKVGKDLAQAIFTYPNNTYKFCDVPKLNVKVVRGMTHDGLGYYLSQIIEKAPGPTADIVRILRETKTDVVVNFLPVGSEEATKWYVEQTLKAKCAFVNCIPVFIASEKYWQNRFKEAKLPVIGDDIKSQVGATIVHRVLTHLFIERGVKIERTSQLNVGGNTDFLNMLERSRLQSKKISKTKAVTSLIPYDIGEENIYIGPSDYVAWLKDRKWAYIRIEGRTFGDVPLNLELKLEVWDSPNSAGVVIDAIRCAKLALDNNLSGAIIEPSCYFMKTPPKQIPDHLAREKLEQFIKKYGLKTKK from the coding sequence ATGCCCAAAATTAGAGTAGCTATTATTGGTGTGGGTAATTGTGCTTCTAGTTTAGTTCAAGGAGTTTATTATTATCGAAATGCTAAGGAAGGAGATCTTATCCCTGGTATAATGCATGTTAATCTTGGTGGTTATCATATCTCGGATATTGAGTTCACAGTTGGGATTGATATTGATAAAAGAAAAGTAGGAAAAGATTTAGCCCAAGCAATTTTCACCTATCCTAATAATACTTACAAATTTTGTGACGTTCCTAAATTAAATGTAAAAGTGGTACGGGGAATGACCCACGATGGTTTAGGATATTATCTTTCACAAATTATTGAAAAGGCACCTGGTCCAACTGCTGATATTGTGCGAATTTTAAGAGAAACGAAAACCGATGTGGTAGTAAATTTTCTACCAGTGGGAAGTGAAGAGGCTACTAAGTGGTATGTTGAACAGACACTAAAAGCAAAATGTGCTTTCGTTAACTGCATTCCAGTATTTATCGCTTCAGAAAAGTACTGGCAAAATCGTTTTAAAGAAGCAAAGTTACCGGTTATTGGTGACGATATTAAATCCCAAGTAGGAGCAACAATTGTTCACCGAGTTTTGACCCATCTTTTTATTGAACGAGGGGTAAAGATTGAAAGAACAAGTCAATTAAATGTTGGCGGTAACACTGATTTTTTAAATATGCTTGAACGTTCACGACTACAGTCAAAGAAAATTTCTAAAACAAAAGCGGTAACCTCTTTGATTCCTTATGATATTGGCGAAGAAAATATTTATATCGGACCTTCTGATTATGTTGCTTGGTTAAAAGATAGAAAATGGGCTTATATTCGAATTGAAGGAAGAACTTTTGGGGATGTCCCTTTAAATTTAGAATTAAAATTAGAGGTATGGGATTCACCCAACTCCGCAGGAGTAGTAATTGACGCTATCCGCTGTGCAAAATTAGCGTTAGATAACAACTTAAGTGGAGCAATAATCGAACCCTCTTGCTACTTTATGAAAACACCGCCAAAACAAATACCCGATCATCTTGCTCGAGAAAAATTAGAACAGTTTATAAAAAAATATGGATTGAAAACAAAAAAATAA
- a CDS encoding MBL fold metallo-hydrolase, whose protein sequence is MGEIIRLPVGEVLTNTYIVKSKEEILVIDPAFESERIIKEIKKLKGKVKYILNTHGHIDHISSNNELLKEFNCQLLIHELDSELLGSPEKNLSLLFGYSYVSQKADLLLKDGDIIKIGELEFKIIHTPGHTEGSISLYNDKFVFTGDTLFFDSIGRTDFPGGNEKKIFESLKKLSQIIKDDQIVYPGHGEFDYFYKIKKVNPFLNIN, encoded by the coding sequence ATGGGTGAAATTATCAGATTGCCTGTGGGCGAAGTTCTCACCAATACCTACATTGTGAAATCAAAAGAAGAAATTTTGGTGATCGACCCAGCTTTTGAAAGCGAAAGAATTATAAAAGAAATAAAAAAGTTAAAGGGGAAGGTTAAATATATTCTCAATACCCATGGTCATATTGACCATATTAGTAGTAATAACGAATTATTAAAAGAATTCAATTGTCAATTATTGATTCACGAATTAGACAGTGAATTATTAGGTTCGCCAGAAAAAAATTTATCTCTTCTTTTTGGTTATTCCTATGTGTCTCAAAAGGCAGATTTATTGCTTAAAGACGGTGATATAATAAAAATTGGAGAGTTAGAATTTAAAATAATCCATACTCCTGGACACACCGAAGGAAGTATTTCTTTATACAATGATAAGTTTGTTTTTACCGGTGATACTCTTTTTTTTGATTCTATAGGTCGTACCGATTTCCCTGGTGGAAATGAGAAAAAAATTTTTGAATCCTTAAAAAAATTAAGTCAAATAATAAAAGATGACCAGATAGTTTATCCTGGTCATGGAGAATTTGATTATTTTTATAAAATTAAAAAAGTTAACCCTTTTTTAAATATTAATTAA
- a CDS encoding MGMT family protein: MTEFTKKVLAIVKEIPKGKVMTYQEVAIKLGNKNLARAVGQALKRNPYPIIIPCHRVIRSDGKIGGYSLGAKKKIELLRKEGILIVRDKVIFKQNG, from the coding sequence ATGACTGAGTTCACTAAGAAAGTATTAGCAATTGTAAAAGAAATTCCAAAAGGAAAAGTAATGACGTACCAAGAAGTAGCAATAAAATTAGGAAATAAGAATTTAGCTCGCGCAGTTGGTCAAGCATTAAAAAGAAATCCTTATCCAATTATAATTCCCTGCCATCGAGTAATAAGGAGCGATGGAAAAATTGGCGGTTATTCCTTAGGGGCAAAAAAGAAAATAGAATTACTCAGAAAAGAAGGAATTCTAATAGTTAGGGACAAAGTTATATTCAAACAAAATGGGTGA
- a CDS encoding class I SAM-dependent methyltransferase yields MEKSFSKFAQFYDEFMLKLVNYEAWVDYVIDIWNLFSLKPKIVLDLACGTGIPSLILLKKGFQVIGVDKSKEMLEIFKKKIERYPELKSQLTIIESDAVNFILDTQVDAAVSFYDSINYLLTEQELERCFSLVYKFLREKGIFSFDMNTIFVLEKFWDNNKFVRESESLKTLWENKFDKKLKISTLYLKCYLKDKKESFVEIHQERGYEYKTIIQLLKKVGFRRIKVFQHLTFLPAKKDSLRVMFVALK; encoded by the coding sequence ATGGAAAAATCATTTTCTAAGTTTGCTCAATTTTATGATGAATTTATGTTGAAATTGGTTAATTATGAAGCTTGGGTGGATTATGTAATTGATATTTGGAATCTTTTTAGTTTAAAGCCAAAAATTGTTTTAGATTTAGCTTGTGGTACAGGGATTCCTTCTCTTATTCTTTTAAAAAAAGGTTTTCAAGTTATCGGTGTAGATAAAAGCAAAGAGATGTTAGAAATTTTTAAAAAGAAAATAGAAAGATATCCTGAGTTAAAAAGCCAGCTCACAATTATTGAAAGTGATGCAGTCAATTTCATTTTAGATACTCAGGTAGATGCAGCGGTATCTTTTTATGATAGTATTAATTATTTATTGACTGAACAAGAATTAGAAAGGTGTTTTTCTTTAGTTTATAAATTCTTAAGAGAAAAGGGAATTTTTAGTTTTGATATGAATACTATTTTCGTCTTAGAAAAGTTCTGGGATAATAATAAGTTTGTAAGAGAAAGTGAGAGTTTAAAAACTCTTTGGGAAAATAAATTTGATAAAAAGTTAAAAATTTCTACTCTTTATTTAAAATGTTACTTAAAAGATAAGAAAGAATCTTTTGTAGAAATTCATCAAGAACGGGGGTACGAATATAAAACAATAATTCAACTTTTAAAAAAAGTTGGCTTTCGCAGAATTAAAGTTTTCCAACATCTTACCTTTTTACCTGCTAAAAAAGATTCTTTGAGAGTAATGTTCGTTGCTTTAAAATAA
- a CDS encoding uracil-DNA glycosylase has translation MVASILSIDSLINKIKKCKKCRHLVKYQPVFSPIKNAQILIIGQAPGKKENELTIPFVGPAGKKLFSWFQEIGLSEKEIREKIYITQVIKCYLGSNRSPKAFELKNCLPYLHSEIKLLKPKLIIPVGILAIQAVLGKKRMDEVVGNIFHWKDSLIIPLPHPSGANVWLNKKENQKKLKEALGKIKIILKQRTLLSKNLF, from the coding sequence GTGGTTGCCTCTATTCTTTCTATTGATAGTTTGATAAATAAAATTAAAAAATGTAAAAAATGTCGTCATTTAGTGAAATATCAACCTGTTTTTTCACCTATAAAAAACGCTCAAATACTAATTATTGGTCAAGCCCCCGGGAAAAAAGAAAATGAATTAACAATACCTTTTGTGGGACCGGCAGGTAAAAAACTTTTTTCTTGGTTTCAAGAAATTGGTCTCTCCGAGAAAGAAATAAGAGAAAAAATTTATATTACTCAAGTGATAAAATGTTATTTAGGAAGTAATCGCTCTCCAAAAGCATTCGAATTAAAAAATTGTTTGCCTTATCTTCATTCAGAAATAAAACTTCTTAAACCAAAGTTAATTATTCCTGTAGGAATCTTAGCAATCCAAGCAGTCTTAGGAAAAAAAAGAATGGACGAAGTTGTGGGCAATATTTTCCATTGGAAAGATTCTTTAATTATTCCTTTACCCCATCCTTCAGGAGCTAATGTGTGGTTAAATAAAAAAGAAAATCAAAAGAAATTAAAAGAAGCTTTGGGAAAAATAAAAATTATTTTAAAGCAACGAACATTACTCTCAAAGAATCTTTTTTAG
- a CDS encoding epoxyqueuosine reductase QueH encodes MENNLLLHTCCAICLLNFLNSLKEDFKIIIFYYNPNILPFQEYEKRLRAVEKISQQKNLELIVPIYRPIDFLNKTKEYRKEKEGGKRCEICFQIRLEKTAQFAKENNFFYFSTTLIASPQKDKNLLDSLGNKIAEKENINYFTLKEIFFVKKEEIKKLVIYSQKYCGCLYSFY; translated from the coding sequence GTGGAAAATAACCTCCTTTTACATACCTGCTGTGCAATTTGTCTTTTAAATTTTTTAAATTCTCTGAAAGAAGATTTTAAAATAATTATTTTTTATTATAATCCTAATATTCTTCCTTTTCAAGAATACGAAAAAAGACTAAGAGCTGTTGAAAAGATTTCTCAACAGAAAAATTTGGAATTAATTGTGCCTATTTACAGGCCAATTGATTTTTTAAATAAAACAAAAGAATACCGAAAGGAAAAAGAGGGTGGAAAAAGATGTGAAATTTGTTTCCAGATAAGATTAGAAAAAACTGCCCAATTTGCTAAAGAAAATAATTTCTTTTATTTCTCTACTACCTTAATTGCTAGCCCTCAGAAAGATAAAAATTTGCTTGATTCTTTGGGCAACAAAATAGCAGAAAAGGAAAATATTAATTATTTCACTTTAAAAGAAATCTTTTTTGTAAAGAAAGAAGAGATTAAAAAATTAGTAATTTATTCCCAAAAATATTGTGGTTGCCTCTATTCTTTCTATTGA
- a CDS encoding thiamine pyrophosphate-dependent enzyme: MKNIKDLLKEEELFSSGHRACAGCGEVLAVRQVLLASKKPIACAMPTGCLEIVSTIFPHTAWQVSMFHSAFENAAATISGMEAAYRVLSRKGKINKKIYFIVFGGDGGTYDIGFQALSGAIERRHSFLYVCTDNQAYMNTGIQRSSATPQFAHTTTSPKGEKLPGKLQPRKDIMEIVIAHEVPYAAQTTVAFFHDLIRKVEKAQSYEGPTFINILVPCPLGWGHLPSLTIEISRLAVETNFWPLYEYENGVYRLNYRPSEPKPIIEWLKLQGRFAHLFEEKNKHLLEEFQRYVDEKYQKLLKKCEVSGK; the protein is encoded by the coding sequence ATGAAAAATATAAAGGACTTATTAAAAGAAGAAGAACTTTTTAGCTCTGGCCACCGAGCCTGTGCTGGGTGTGGCGAAGTTTTAGCTGTAAGACAGGTATTATTGGCTAGTAAAAAACCGATCGCTTGCGCTATGCCTACTGGTTGTTTAGAAATTGTTTCCACAATTTTCCCCCATACTGCCTGGCAGGTTTCTATGTTCCATTCAGCTTTTGAAAATGCTGCTGCTACCATCTCTGGTATGGAAGCTGCTTATCGAGTTTTGTCTCGAAAAGGAAAGATAAACAAAAAAATTTATTTTATCGTTTTTGGTGGCGATGGCGGAACTTATGATATTGGCTTCCAAGCTTTATCAGGAGCAATTGAGAGAAGACACAGTTTTCTCTATGTTTGTACTGATAACCAAGCATATATGAATACGGGGATTCAACGTTCTTCTGCTACTCCACAATTTGCCCACACAACCACTTCTCCCAAAGGAGAAAAATTGCCAGGAAAATTGCAACCGAGGAAAGATATAATGGAAATCGTTATTGCTCACGAAGTTCCGTACGCAGCCCAAACTACTGTGGCTTTCTTTCACGACTTAATTAGAAAGGTAGAAAAGGCTCAGTCTTATGAGGGTCCAACATTTATTAATATTTTGGTTCCTTGTCCTTTAGGGTGGGGACATTTACCTTCATTAACAATTGAAATTTCCCGTTTAGCAGTGGAAACAAACTTTTGGCCACTTTACGAATACGAAAACGGAGTTTACCGTTTAAATTATAGACCTTCTGAACCAAAACCAATAATAGAATGGTTAAAATTGCAAGGAAGATTTGCTCATTTATTTGAAGAAAAAAATAAACATCTTTTAGAAGAATTCCAAAGATATGTAGATGAAAAATATCAAAAACTTCTCAAAAAATGTGAAGTAAGTGGAAAATAA
- the porA gene encoding pyruvate ferredoxin oxidoreductase, whose product MILAKTGNEAIAYAMKQINPDVVAAYPITPSTEIVQIFSSYVADGVIDTEFVAVESEHSAMSACIAAAASGARAMTATSSQGLALMHEMLFIASGLRLPIVLCVVNRSLSSPLNIHCDHTDSIASRDSGWIQIFCEDAQEAYDTTICAVKIAEKAFLPVMVTIDGFIISHCMQKIEVLSDEEVKSFIGEYKPNYNLLDVDNPITLGPACLPDSFFEHKRAQAEAMNQALNYIEEVFKEYKERFNRELFILEEYQTNDAETAVICMGSTAGTAKIAVDSLRNKGYKVGLFKLRVFRPIVAKYLQRALKNVKILGILERMEGLSAFGGPLFNEIRSVLYDEVQRPLTISYVYGLGGREITPEEIEEVFLELLSLKDKKREDIEKFKYINVR is encoded by the coding sequence ATGATTTTAGCAAAAACTGGAAACGAAGCGATTGCTTATGCGATGAAACAAATAAATCCCGATGTGGTTGCTGCTTATCCAATTACTCCTTCTACCGAAATTGTCCAAATTTTCTCTTCTTATGTCGCTGATGGAGTAATTGATACCGAATTTGTTGCCGTAGAAAGTGAACATTCGGCAATGAGTGCTTGTATTGCTGCGGCTGCTTCGGGAGCAAGAGCAATGACTGCTACTTCTTCCCAAGGATTAGCCTTGATGCATGAAATGCTTTTTATTGCTTCCGGTTTGCGATTACCAATTGTCTTATGTGTTGTTAACCGCTCTCTTTCTTCGCCATTAAATATTCATTGTGACCACACTGACTCAATTGCTTCTCGTGATTCTGGTTGGATACAAATTTTTTGTGAAGATGCTCAGGAGGCTTACGATACTACAATTTGTGCAGTAAAAATTGCTGAAAAAGCTTTTTTACCAGTTATGGTAACAATTGATGGTTTTATTATTTCTCATTGTATGCAAAAAATTGAAGTTCTCTCCGATGAAGAAGTTAAATCTTTTATTGGTGAATATAAACCAAATTATAATCTTTTAGATGTTGATAATCCTATTACTCTTGGACCGGCTTGTTTACCTGATTCTTTTTTTGAACACAAAAGAGCCCAAGCGGAGGCAATGAATCAAGCATTAAATTATATTGAAGAAGTTTTTAAAGAATATAAAGAAAGATTTAATCGAGAATTATTTATTTTAGAAGAATATCAAACCAATGATGCAGAAACTGCCGTTATCTGCATGGGCTCTACTGCGGGAACAGCGAAAATTGCGGTAGATAGTTTAAGAAACAAAGGTTATAAAGTAGGTTTATTTAAATTAAGGGTTTTCCGCCCAATTGTAGCCAAATATCTTCAAAGGGCTTTAAAAAATGTTAAGATTTTAGGTATTTTAGAAAGAATGGAAGGTTTAAGTGCTTTTGGTGGTCCGCTATTTAATGAAATTCGTTCCGTTTTGTATGACGAAGTTCAAAGGCCATTAACCATATCTTATGTCTACGGATTAGGCGGTAGAGAAATTACACCTGAAGAAATTGAGGAAGTTTTTTTAGAATTACTTTCCCTAAAAGATAAAAAAAGAGAAGATATTGAAAAATTTAAATACATTAATGTGAGGTAA
- a CDS encoding 4Fe-4S binding protein translates to MISWKNLTQGALIRDLKRIRENKTGSWRSLKPIWNKEKCINCYRCWMHCPDAAIIIKNDKVVGINYDYCKGCGICAHECPRKIQAIIMVREEK, encoded by the coding sequence ATAATTAGTTGGAAAAATTTAACGCAGGGTGCTTTGATCAGAGATTTAAAAAGAATAAGAGAAAATAAAACTGGTTCTTGGCGAAGTTTAAAGCCAATTTGGAATAAAGAAAAATGTATTAATTGTTATCGCTGTTGGATGCATTGCCCAGATGCGGCAATAATAATTAAAAATGATAAGGTTGTTGGTATTAATTATGACTATTGCAAAGGTTGTGGTATCTGTGCCCACGAATGTCCTCGAAAAATTCAGGCAATCATAATGGTAAGGGAGGAAAAATGA
- a CDS encoding 2-oxoacid:acceptor oxidoreductase family protein — translation MGKEILEIRWHGRGGQGAKTAALLFGEAALETGKFIQAFPEYGPERMGAPVTAYNRISSSEIRIHSGIKNPDVLVILDTTLFDACNVLEGLKEDGIILVNTKESPEIIREKLGLKESKIKIYTVDASKIAMECLGRDIPNTPMLGALVKILGILDFSSFFESVKKRLQEKFRGKEALIEKNLEAIKRAYEEVKSE, via the coding sequence ATGGGAAAAGAGATTTTGGAAATTAGATGGCATGGACGAGGCGGACAAGGAGCAAAAACCGCAGCTTTACTTTTTGGTGAGGCGGCATTAGAGACAGGAAAATTTATCCAAGCCTTTCCTGAATATGGTCCGGAGAGAATGGGTGCTCCGGTTACTGCCTATAATCGAATTTCTTCCTCAGAAATTAGAATTCATTCGGGAATAAAAAATCCGGATGTTCTTGTAATATTAGATACCACCCTCTTTGATGCCTGTAATGTTTTAGAAGGATTAAAAGAAGATGGCATTATCTTAGTAAATACTAAAGAATCACCAGAAATAATTAGAGAGAAATTAGGTTTAAAAGAGAGTAAAATAAAAATTTATACTGTTGACGCTTCAAAAATTGCTATGGAATGTTTAGGTCGTGATATCCCTAATACACCGATGCTGGGAGCTTTAGTAAAAATATTAGGTATCTTAGATTTTTCTAGTTTTTTTGAGTCTGTAAAGAAGAGATTACAAGAAAAATTTCGAGGAAAAGAGGCACTTATCGAGAAAAATTTAGAAGCAATTAAAAGAGCTTATGAGGAGGTAAAAAGTGAGTAG